Proteins from one Puntigrus tetrazona isolate hp1 chromosome 10, ASM1883169v1, whole genome shotgun sequence genomic window:
- the LOC122353216 gene encoding olfactory receptor 1-like, with translation MLPKNWTTITEFIIVGFPGLHPDYYGLVSAIFFIVYTTTVAGNTVFLVLFITSESLRKPMYIILASLAMSDMCFSTVALPKVISRYWFNARLEPFHACFFQMELIHYFGTLNSLIMMIMALDRYVAICFSLRYQTVMTNRIMYTLNATAWVTAFIAPTIATLYTQQLPYCGPQLIVQCYCDHISITSLACAENSKQVLVALCVALLVLLLPLAFIIYSYCHIIASLMRLSSSQSRWKSFATCSTQLSIIALFYAPRCAVYIANFLQIQISRDFRILLILLYSLVPPLINPFIYCLRTQEIRTIVSRWVSRQKAFREISRINVITL, from the coding sequence ATGTTACCGAAAAACTGGACTACTATCACCGAGTTTATCATTGTGGGCTTCCCTGGACTCCATCCAGACTACTACGGCCTGGTCTCTGCCATTTTCTTCATCGTCTACACGACCACAGTGGCCGGAAACACCGTCTTCCTGGTACTGTTTATCACCTCGGAGAGCCTCAGGAAGCCCATGTACATCATCCTCGCGAGCCTGGCGATGTCTGACATGTGTTTCTCCACTGTTGCCTTACCTAAAGTCATATCCAGGTACTGGTTCAATGCGAGGCTTGAGCCCTTTCACGCTTGCTTCTTCCAAATGGAGCTAATTCACTATTTCGGGACATTAAACTCGCTTATAATGATGATCATGGCCCTCGATCGCTACGTGGCTATTTGTTTTTCCCTGCGATACCAGACTGTTATGACTAACCGCATCATGTACACGCTAAACGCAACGGCATGGGTAACTGCCTTCATCGCTCCCACAATAGCCACCCTATACACTCAACAGCTTCCTTACTGCGGCCCTCAACTGATCGTTCAATGCTACTGTGACCACATCTCTATTACCAGCCTAGCCTGTGCTGAAAACAGCAAGCAGGTGTTGGTGGCCCTGTGCGTGGCCCTGCTCGTGCTCCTTCTCCCTCTGGCCTTCATCATTTACTCTTACTGTCACATCATAGCGTCTTTGATGAGGCTGTCCAGCTCTCAGAGCCGCTGGAAAAGCTTCGCCACCTGCAGCACGCAGCTGTCCATCATCGCTCTGTTTTACGCGCCTCGCTGTGCCGTGTATATAGCCAATTTCCTGCAAATCCAAATCAGCAGAGATTTCAGGATACTGCTCATATTGCTTTACAGCCTCGTTCCGCCGCTGATAAACCCCTTCATCTACTGTTTACGTACTCAGGAGATCAGAACGATCGTGAGCCGGTGGGTGAGCAGGCAAAAGGCCTTTCGAGAGATATCTAGAATTAACGTGATCACTCTGTAA